The following proteins are encoded in a genomic region of Sulfurimonas sp. HSL3-7:
- a CDS encoding mechanosensitive ion channel domain-containing protein, with protein MRLINLRLCFAVLLLQTALLAAPEAVEVDSNSSDDDSVAQELLIQSSIAENERLIQEKRLESIAEQSEELRRVDDLLAKDNIWVKSYSSHIAYAQVREDLINLQDEIKELTGKRHKSAHDEELLEDLNSKEKILSQQFELLKKQQGESAFAALLQPEEIEEIPVLSNPVDIFTAVSFIKHLEEIYADYNKRGTELNEVISLLEKKKEILNSLIAIHENGDYASALSDTIKRLDKFTNAREILEITANIYDKRIDEIEVKVNKQIEMQLYKLTKIGLIILFLFGLSIFLKMMSKKYITENDRFYMANKVINFGNFILIMIILLFNYIENVSYLVTVLGFASAGIAIAMKDWFMSMLGWLVIVLGGSIHVGDRIRVDMDGMQYVGDVMDISLLRMTLLEDITLTTYDVNRRAGRIIFVPNNYVFTRMIASYSHDSLKTVWDGIDITITFDSNHRKAMQIAKEAARKYSKGYTDITRKQLNKLRHKYSLKNTNVEPRIFSFIEPNGLNVSVWYLTNAYATLTLRSTISTEIIDMFNQEDDITIAYPTQQLNLTMNKRKMPQLPGSNENEVI; from the coding sequence ATGCGGTTAATTAATCTACGACTTTGTTTTGCTGTTCTCTTGCTGCAGACAGCACTTTTGGCAGCGCCCGAAGCAGTGGAGGTTGACAGCAACAGCAGCGATGACGACAGCGTTGCCCAGGAGCTGCTGATCCAATCATCGATTGCCGAGAACGAACGTCTTATCCAAGAAAAGAGGCTCGAGAGCATCGCCGAACAGTCGGAAGAGCTCAGGAGAGTCGATGACCTTTTAGCAAAAGACAACATCTGGGTAAAGAGCTACAGTTCTCATATCGCTTACGCACAGGTGCGTGAAGACCTCATTAACCTCCAAGACGAGATCAAGGAACTGACAGGCAAGCGTCATAAAAGTGCGCATGACGAAGAGCTACTGGAAGACCTTAACAGCAAAGAGAAGATTCTCTCACAGCAGTTTGAGCTGCTGAAGAAACAACAGGGTGAAAGTGCTTTTGCAGCGCTGCTGCAGCCCGAAGAGATCGAAGAGATTCCGGTACTTTCGAATCCTGTCGATATTTTTACGGCCGTTTCTTTTATCAAACATCTCGAGGAGATCTATGCCGACTACAACAAGCGCGGCACAGAACTCAATGAGGTTATCTCCCTGCTGGAGAAGAAAAAAGAGATCTTGAACAGTCTCATCGCTATACACGAAAACGGCGATTATGCAAGTGCCCTGAGCGACACGATCAAGCGTCTTGACAAATTTACGAACGCAAGAGAGATCTTGGAGATCACCGCGAACATCTATGATAAACGCATCGACGAGATCGAAGTCAAGGTGAACAAACAGATCGAGATGCAGCTTTACAAACTCACCAAGATCGGTCTGATCATCCTTTTCTTGTTCGGGCTCTCTATCTTCCTGAAGATGATGAGTAAAAAGTACATTACGGAAAACGACCGTTTTTACATGGCCAACAAGGTGATCAATTTCGGTAACTTTATACTTATCATGATCATTCTGCTCTTTAACTACATCGAGAATGTCTCCTACCTCGTCACCGTGCTCGGGTTTGCCTCTGCGGGTATCGCCATTGCGATGAAGGACTGGTTTATGTCGATGCTCGGATGGCTGGTGATCGTCCTTGGCGGATCGATCCATGTCGGCGACAGGATCCGTGTCGATATGGACGGAATGCAGTATGTGGGTGATGTCATGGATATCTCCCTGCTAAGAATGACACTGCTCGAAGATATTACCTTGACGACGTATGATGTCAACAGACGGGCAGGGCGGATCATCTTCGTACCGAACAACTATGTCTTTACCCGGATGATCGCCAGTTATTCGCATGATTCGCTCAAGACGGTCTGGGACGGGATCGATATTACGATCACCTTTGATTCCAACCACAGAAAAGCGATGCAGATCGCTAAAGAGGCGGCGCGCAAGTATTCCAAAGGCTACACGGACATCACCCGTAAACAGCTCAATAAACTGCGCCATAAATACAGCCTTAAAAATACCAATGTCGAGCCGCGTATCTTTTCGTTTATCGAGCCTAACGGGCTTAACGTCAGTGTCTGGTACCTTACCAACGCCTATGCGACGCTGACACTGCGCAGTACGATCTCTACCGAGATCATCGATATGTTCAACCAGGAAGATGACATTACGATCGCCTACCCTACGCAACAGCTCAATCTTACGATGAACAAGCGAAAAATGCCACAGCTGCCGGGCAGCAATGAAAATGAGGTTATCTGA
- the mtaB gene encoding tRNA (N(6)-L-threonylcarbamoyladenosine(37)-C(2))-methylthiotransferase MtaB: protein MKKKVYVKTFGCRTNLFDSQVMMSNLEDFDITENEAEADIIIVNSCTVTNSADVGVRGYINSIEKSSRAEVYLTGCGAHTKGESLFENKKVFGVFGQSEKTRINTLLKEKERFYELGDLNFVDDTIVEEFVGKSRAFIKIQEGCDFRCSYCIIPYVRGDSRSMDEAKILEQVTTLAINGFGEFILTGTNVGSYGHREERSLASLLKKMSQIRGVRRIRLGSLEPIQITDAFEELLDEPWLEKHLHIALQHTSPAMLKIMNRRNKFESDIALFQRLREKGYALGTDFIVGHPGETEALWQEAMQNLKRLPLTHVHAFTYSKRDGTPSATMKGEVNGAVAKKRLKELTDLVDANNLAFRKEFAHLPLEVLIESEKEGRFHGLDQFFNKVIIESTQDLVGNWLNVEEYRVEKDGNYARF, encoded by the coding sequence ATGAAGAAAAAAGTTTATGTAAAGACCTTCGGCTGCCGTACCAATCTTTTTGATTCCCAGGTAATGATGAGCAATCTGGAAGATTTTGATATTACGGAGAACGAGGCGGAAGCCGATATTATTATCGTCAACTCCTGTACGGTGACCAACAGTGCCGATGTCGGTGTGCGCGGCTACATCAACAGTATTGAAAAGAGCTCCAGAGCAGAGGTCTATCTGACAGGATGCGGTGCGCATACCAAAGGGGAGTCGCTTTTCGAGAACAAAAAGGTCTTCGGTGTTTTCGGCCAGTCGGAGAAGACCAGGATCAACACATTGCTAAAAGAGAAAGAGCGCTTCTACGAACTCGGCGATCTGAACTTTGTCGATGATACGATCGTCGAGGAGTTTGTGGGCAAGTCCAGAGCTTTTATCAAGATACAGGAAGGGTGTGATTTCCGCTGCTCGTACTGTATTATTCCTTATGTACGCGGGGATTCGCGCTCGATGGATGAGGCCAAGATACTGGAACAGGTCACAACGCTGGCGATCAACGGTTTCGGGGAGTTTATCCTGACGGGGACCAATGTCGGTTCATACGGCCACAGAGAAGAGCGCTCCTTGGCCTCGCTGCTTAAAAAGATGAGTCAGATACGGGGTGTACGCCGTATCCGCCTGGGTTCGCTTGAACCGATACAGATCACCGATGCCTTTGAAGAGCTTTTGGATGAGCCATGGCTTGAAAAGCACCTTCATATTGCACTGCAGCACACGTCGCCGGCCATGCTCAAGATCATGAACCGCCGTAACAAATTTGAAAGCGATATAGCCCTTTTTCAGCGTCTGCGGGAAAAAGGGTATGCGTTGGGGACTGACTTTATTGTCGGTCATCCCGGTGAAACGGAGGCCCTTTGGCAGGAGGCGATGCAAAACCTTAAACGTCTCCCGCTTACCCATGTCCATGCCTTTACCTACTCCAAACGTGACGGGACACCGTCTGCGACGATGAAAGGCGAAGTCAACGGCGCGGTGGCCAAGAAACGTCTAAAAGAGTTGACAGATCTGGTTGACGCAAACAACCTTGCCTTCAGAAAAGAGTTTGCACATCTGCCGCTGGAGGTACTGATTGAGAGTGAGAAAGAGGGCCGCTTCCACGGGCTTGACCAGTTTTTTAACAAGGTAATCATCGAGTCGACGCAGGATCTTGTCGGCAATTGGCTGAATGTAGAGGAGTATCGGGTCGAAAAGGATGGGAACTATGCTCGATTCTAA
- a CDS encoding AAA family ATPase → MLDSKKNRIILIASAAIIIILVAFAVLRDTSQEASLQQVKSLIAEQKIEHIVQSDGYFYIKTPTGLYRIALTQVSPELLESYAVEVDKESSYLVYIVFVLIVLGLLSYAGRYWMKQQHGEEGEAMPFASLQNKDESSQVITPVESDVTFDDIGGIADVKQELQEIIEFLRNPSRFKSFGARMPRGVLLVGPPGVGKTMIAKAVAAEAGVPFYYQSAASFVQIYVGMGAKRVHELFSAAKNNSPSIIFIDEIDAVGKERDGNRSDEREATLNQLLTEMDGFEDSSGVIVVAATNKIDVLDAALLRAGRFDRRIFVELPTPVERKAIINTYLSKVPHSLNVDEIVQMSVGFNGASLAALVNEAALMALREHEMQVKMDHFYAVKDKVAYGKKKLSILSKQQKQFRARYLAGKAALAYAYGLPFEKVMLSSETIKPQIDAPMIQSEIEAHIKVLLGGMAACDIHFNEHASNVQNDLKQAKKMALEMVDLYGMGNGVVASEQEDVAILDSLYQDAKSRLSQFEPALISIEEVLMRKESITKDQIGELMADVL, encoded by the coding sequence ATGCTCGATTCTAAAAAAAACCGTATAATTCTGATTGCCTCTGCCGCTATTATCATTATACTGGTCGCTTTCGCGGTTTTGCGTGACACGTCGCAGGAAGCCTCTCTGCAACAGGTCAAATCGCTGATTGCAGAGCAGAAGATAGAGCATATCGTTCAGAGTGACGGTTATTTTTACATCAAGACACCGACAGGCCTCTACCGTATTGCATTGACGCAGGTTTCGCCGGAATTGCTGGAAAGCTATGCTGTCGAAGTGGACAAAGAGAGCTCTTATCTTGTATACATCGTTTTTGTTCTTATCGTTCTGGGACTGCTTTCGTATGCCGGACGCTATTGGATGAAACAACAGCACGGCGAAGAGGGCGAAGCCATGCCGTTCGCATCACTTCAGAACAAGGATGAGAGCAGCCAGGTCATCACACCGGTAGAGTCGGATGTCACCTTTGACGATATAGGTGGTATAGCTGATGTCAAACAGGAACTCCAGGAGATCATCGAGTTTCTGCGCAATCCGTCACGGTTTAAATCCTTCGGTGCGCGTATGCCGAGAGGGGTACTGTTGGTCGGTCCTCCCGGTGTCGGCAAAACGATGATTGCCAAAGCGGTTGCCGCGGAGGCGGGGGTGCCCTTCTATTACCAGAGTGCGGCCTCTTTTGTACAGATCTATGTCGGCATGGGAGCAAAACGCGTGCATGAACTTTTCAGCGCAGCCAAAAACAACTCCCCCTCTATCATCTTTATCGATGAGATCGATGCTGTCGGCAAAGAACGCGACGGCAACCGTTCCGATGAGCGCGAAGCGACATTGAACCAGCTGCTCACCGAGATGGACGGTTTTGAAGACAGCAGCGGCGTGATCGTTGTCGCTGCCACCAATAAGATCGATGTTCTGGATGCGGCACTCCTTCGTGCCGGACGTTTCGACAGACGCATATTTGTGGAACTGCCGACACCGGTAGAGCGTAAAGCGATCATCAATACCTACCTCTCGAAAGTGCCGCACAGTCTCAATGTGGATGAGATCGTTCAAATGAGTGTCGGTTTTAACGGCGCTTCGCTTGCTGCACTTGTCAATGAGGCTGCGTTGATGGCACTTCGCGAGCATGAAATGCAGGTGAAGATGGATCATTTCTATGCCGTCAAGGACAAGGTGGCTTACGGGAAAAAGAAGCTCTCCATTCTATCAAAGCAGCAAAAACAGTTCAGAGCCCGCTATTTAGCAGGTAAAGCAGCTTTGGCGTATGCATACGGACTGCCTTTTGAGAAAGTGATGCTCTCCTCGGAGACGATCAAACCGCAGATAGACGCACCGATGATACAAAGCGAGATCGAGGCACATATCAAAGTTCTGCTTGGCGGTATGGCTGCCTGTGATATTCATTTTAATGAGCATGCCAGCAATGTGCAGAATGACCTCAAGCAGGCAAAAAAAATGGCATTGGAGATGGTCGACCTATACGGCATGGGAAATGGTGTTGTCGCTTCGGAACAAGAAGATGTCGCGATTCTCGACAGCCTGTATCAGGATGCAAAAAGCCGTCTCTCCCAGTTTGAGCCTGCTCTGATCTCGATCGAAGAGGTGCTGATGCGTAAAGAGTCCATTACAAAAGATCAAATCGGTGAGTTGATGGCAGATGTACTATAA
- the bioV gene encoding pimelyl-ACP methyl ester esterase BioV — MYYNGFALQGESHFFDAFLAEGPYARSGFSYGAIKAFKETLKSEKRIDTLQLISPAFFQSKSEKFKRLQRMGYQKSSDAYIANFTKNCFLPHGVQDVLFSQHCYEELDELLSYEWKHDELRSVAARGTKIEVYLGSEDRITDVEAAYAFFVPFATVYLIKGANHFLQGEEYE; from the coding sequence ATGTACTATAACGGTTTCGCACTTCAGGGGGAGTCGCATTTTTTTGATGCGTTTTTGGCTGAGGGCCCCTATGCACGCAGCGGTTTCAGCTACGGTGCGATCAAAGCGTTCAAGGAGACCTTGAAAAGCGAGAAACGCATCGATACCCTGCAGCTCATCTCGCCAGCATTTTTTCAAAGCAAAAGCGAGAAGTTCAAACGCTTACAGCGCATGGGCTATCAAAAGAGCAGTGATGCCTACATCGCCAATTTTACAAAGAACTGTTTTCTACCGCATGGCGTGCAGGATGTCCTCTTTTCACAGCACTGTTATGAGGAGCTTGACGAACTGTTGAGTTATGAGTGGAAACATGATGAACTGCGCTCTGTTGCCGCCAGAGGGACAAAAATAGAGGTCTACCTGGGCAGTGAAGACAGAATAACCGATGTTGAGGCAGCCTATGCCTTTTTTGTGCCCTTTGCGACGGTCTATCTGATCAAAGGTGCGAACCATTTTTTACAAGGAGAAGAGTATGAGTGA
- the mog gene encoding molybdopterin adenylyltransferase → MSEIKIGVITASDRASAGIYEDISGMAIQETMKAYLSSEFEIEYRCIPDEQSKIEETMKELCDAAGCCLVVTTGGTGPALRDVTPEATENVCEKMMPGFGELMRQVSLQYVPTAILSRQTAGIRGKSLIINLPGKPKSIRECLDAVFPAVPYCIDLIEGPYLECNENVIKAFRPKNK, encoded by the coding sequence ATGAGTGAGATTAAGATCGGTGTTATTACCGCTTCAGACAGAGCCAGCGCCGGCATCTATGAGGATATTTCGGGGATGGCGATTCAGGAAACGATGAAAGCGTATCTAAGCAGTGAATTTGAGATCGAATACCGATGCATTCCCGATGAACAGAGCAAGATTGAAGAGACGATGAAAGAGCTGTGCGATGCAGCAGGCTGCTGCCTTGTCGTAACGACAGGCGGAACAGGCCCGGCCCTGCGTGACGTTACACCGGAGGCAACGGAGAATGTCTGTGAAAAGATGATGCCGGGCTTCGGCGAATTGATGCGCCAGGTCTCACTGCAGTATGTCCCGACGGCGATTCTTTCGCGTCAGACAGCTGGTATACGCGGTAAATCGCTCATCATCAACCTGCCGGGTAAACCGAAATCGATCCGTGAGTGTCTGGATGCTGTTTTTCCGGCTGTGCCGTACTGCATCGACTTGATCGAAGGTCCTTACCTTGAGTGCAATGAGAACGTCATCAAGGCCTTCCGTCCAAAAAACAAATGA
- a CDS encoding HAMP domain-containing sensor histidine kinase produces the protein MTAFFWGLTSWLTLIYAPVLYSFFTMAVLLTLSGGATLPLGSVFHAFFTYSVTILLMLSSSFLYYGGEVHTIIAFVTIVAMIILVLSGHTYFRKIKRMIELSIELKEFNRALEERVKSEVAKNIEKDTQLMHQARLAQVGEMVGMIAHQWRQPLHIMSTAATEMDLKIHLDTIDYSSCQKNLDTINTMTQHLSATIDDFRDFFKITRAKERTSFDEVVTATLRIIKEHIEDNNITLHTNLQSSELFYSYPNELKQVLLNLLKNAEDVIAEKAVSTPQIRIHTFNDEMNIFLEVCDNGGGVPAELTEYIFDAYFSSKPQDKGTGLGLYMSKKIIEEHCGGELSFRNDDEGACFRIRLPKS, from the coding sequence ATGACAGCATTTTTTTGGGGGTTGACCAGCTGGTTGACACTTATCTACGCACCGGTTCTCTACAGCTTTTTTACCATGGCTGTTTTATTGACCTTGTCAGGGGGAGCCACGTTACCCCTTGGATCGGTCTTTCATGCTTTTTTTACTTATAGCGTAACGATCCTGCTGATGTTAAGCAGTTCATTTCTCTACTACGGGGGTGAAGTGCACACCATTATCGCCTTTGTGACGATTGTTGCAATGATCATATTGGTTTTAAGCGGTCACACCTACTTTAGAAAAATAAAGAGGATGATTGAACTTAGTATAGAACTTAAAGAGTTTAACCGCGCATTGGAAGAACGGGTAAAAAGCGAAGTGGCAAAAAATATTGAAAAAGATACACAGCTCATGCACCAGGCCCGTCTGGCACAGGTTGGTGAAATGGTCGGCATGATCGCGCATCAGTGGCGTCAGCCGCTGCATATTATGTCTACAGCAGCAACCGAGATGGATCTTAAGATCCATCTTGACACGATAGACTACAGTTCATGTCAAAAGAACCTTGATACTATCAATACGATGACACAGCACCTCTCCGCAACTATTGATGACTTTAGAGACTTTTTTAAAATAACAAGGGCAAAGGAACGTACCTCATTTGACGAGGTGGTCACGGCAACGCTAAGGATCATAAAAGAGCATATTGAAGACAACAATATCACGCTCCATACCAATCTTCAAAGCAGTGAACTTTTTTACAGTTATCCTAATGAACTTAAGCAGGTACTATTGAACTTGTTGAAAAATGCGGAAGATGTTATCGCTGAAAAAGCTGTAAGCACTCCTCAGATCAGGATTCATACATTTAACGATGAGATGAACATCTTTCTAGAGGTATGCGACAACGGCGGTGGGGTCCCGGCAGAGCTGACGGAATACATATTTGATGCCTACTTCAGTTCAAAACCGCAGGATAAAGGAACCGGCTTGGGGCTTTATATGAGCAAGAAGATCATTGAAGAACATTGTGGCGGCGAGTTGAGCTTTAGAAATGACGACGAAGGGGCATGCTTTCGTATCAGGCTACCGAAAAGCTAG
- a CDS encoding exodeoxyribonuclease III, with translation MAESIEIISWNVNGIRAVANKDALKWIDERQPDILCLQEIKALPEQIPSDLFELEYTALNVNSAERKGYSGTATFSLMEPEYTHNRHNIDLEREGRIVEQDYGDFVLFNVYFPNGQKDEERLALKMKFYDDFLAHCNALRDEGKSVIICGDVNTAHREIDLKNPKANAKTSGFLPQERAWIDRLIDNGYIDTFRYVHGDKEDEYSWWSYRSGARTKNVGWRIDYFFISDDLAELLEDAFILQEITGSDHCPVGIRLAL, from the coding sequence ATGGCAGAGAGTATCGAGATCATATCATGGAACGTAAACGGAATACGTGCCGTTGCAAACAAGGATGCACTCAAGTGGATCGATGAACGTCAGCCTGACATCTTATGTCTCCAAGAGATCAAAGCACTTCCGGAACAGATTCCAAGCGATCTTTTTGAACTAGAATACACGGCACTGAATGTCAACAGCGCCGAAAGAAAAGGGTACTCGGGTACAGCGACCTTCTCACTCATGGAACCCGAATATACGCATAACAGGCATAATATCGATCTTGAACGTGAAGGACGCATCGTCGAGCAGGACTATGGCGATTTTGTGCTTTTTAATGTCTACTTTCCAAACGGGCAGAAAGACGAAGAGCGTCTTGCACTGAAGATGAAGTTTTATGACGACTTTCTGGCGCACTGCAATGCGCTACGCGACGAAGGAAAATCGGTCATCATCTGCGGCGATGTCAACACCGCGCACAGAGAGATCGACCTTAAAAATCCCAAGGCAAATGCAAAAACTTCGGGATTCCTTCCTCAAGAGCGTGCCTGGATCGACAGGCTGATCGACAACGGCTACATCGATACATTCCGCTACGTCCACGGCGATAAAGAGGATGAGTACAGCTGGTGGTCATACCGTTCAGGCGCACGAACCAAAAATGTGGGATGGCGCATCGACTACTTCTTTATATCGGATGATCTGGCCGAACTCCTGGAAGACGCCTTCATACTTCAGGAGATCACCGGCTCCGATCACTGCCCTGTCGGTATCCGTCTGGCCCTATAA
- a CDS encoding DNA alkylation repair protein, whose protein sequence is MEYQEIIDHLYRLADPKTAEQSQRFFKTAEGEYGFGDKFLGIRVPLIRQAVKKYETAPFHTIEKLLMSAYHEVRLFALLLLVFRFSKSSAAEQEAIYHLYLNNTRYVNSWDLVDSSAPYIVGVFLYTRERAVLYELARSDLLWERRIAIMATFHFIQHDQFTDTLRIAKLLLNDPEELIHKAVGWMLREVGKRDLAAETAFLQENYHKMPRTMLRYAIEKFSIEERSNYMQGKI, encoded by the coding sequence ATGGAATACCAGGAGATAATCGACCATCTGTATCGTTTGGCGGATCCCAAAACAGCCGAGCAGTCTCAACGGTTCTTTAAAACCGCAGAGGGCGAGTACGGCTTCGGTGACAAGTTCCTTGGAATACGGGTCCCTCTCATCCGTCAAGCGGTCAAGAAGTATGAAACGGCACCGTTTCATACTATAGAAAAACTTTTAATGTCGGCGTATCATGAGGTCCGCCTCTTTGCATTACTCCTGCTGGTCTTTCGCTTTTCGAAAAGCAGTGCAGCTGAACAGGAAGCGATCTATCATCTCTATCTTAACAACACGCGCTACGTAAACAGCTGGGATCTGGTCGACAGTTCGGCCCCTTACATTGTCGGTGTTTTTCTGTATACCAGGGAGAGAGCCGTCTTATACGAACTTGCACGGTCCGACCTGCTTTGGGAACGCAGGATAGCAATTATGGCCACCTTCCACTTCATCCAACATGATCAGTTCACCGATACACTTCGAATCGCCAAGCTGTTGCTCAACGACCCCGAAGAGCTGATCCACAAAGCTGTCGGCTGGATGCTTAGAGAGGTCGGGAAAAGGGATCTGGCCGCCGAAACCGCATTTTTGCAAGAGAACTATCATAAGATGCCCAGAACAATGCTGCGCTACGCCATCGAAAAGTTCAGCATTGAAGAACGCTCAAACTATATGCAGGGAAAGATATAA
- a CDS encoding MraY family glycosyltransferase has protein sequence MSLTVYAATFLLTLLFIYLLMRNAEKLGLLDIPNERSVHQNPIPRGAGIGFVSAVLIASLVFNFSHFVEYYYIYLSIFIIFIVGAIDDKRGVTPKIKFLFIFFATTILYLNDIQVSSLGSYLGYEVMLPLILILPFTFFAIAGFTNAFNLLDGLDGLAGAVGLVMLGAFLAIGLLHHDTLIITLSSLFIIAVFTFLLFNWHPAMIFMGDSGSLTLGFVISILSIQSLSYLTPAAVLFIIALPILDTFIVMTRRIQRGISPFHADRNHMHHFLYKAKMDVKFTVILIVYVQIAFSIIGYQLNQTDNFLNLILFGILFYIFLNLLDQRIKHRHKS, from the coding sequence ATGAGTTTAACTGTATATGCGGCAACATTTTTGCTCACTCTGCTATTCATCTATCTTCTGATGCGCAATGCTGAAAAATTGGGACTATTGGATATCCCTAATGAACGCAGTGTTCATCAAAACCCCATACCGAGAGGAGCGGGAATCGGTTTTGTCTCAGCCGTTCTTATCGCCTCTCTGGTTTTTAATTTTTCGCATTTCGTCGAATACTATTATATCTATCTCTCTATATTCATCATTTTTATCGTCGGTGCAATTGATGACAAGCGGGGCGTTACACCGAAAATAAAGTTCCTCTTCATTTTTTTTGCGACAACTATTCTCTATCTGAACGATATCCAGGTATCGTCGCTGGGTAGTTATCTTGGGTATGAGGTCATGCTTCCCCTTATATTAATACTGCCGTTTACTTTTTTTGCGATCGCAGGGTTTACGAATGCTTTTAACCTTCTTGACGGCCTGGATGGCCTCGCAGGGGCTGTCGGCTTGGTCATGCTGGGCGCTTTTTTGGCCATCGGCCTTCTTCACCATGACACGTTGATAATTACGCTCTCTTCATTATTTATCATCGCTGTTTTTACTTTTTTGCTTTTTAACTGGCATCCGGCGATGATATTTATGGGCGACAGCGGTTCATTGACACTTGGGTTTGTTATCTCAATACTGAGTATCCAATCCCTCTCCTATCTGACTCCGGCAGCCGTCCTCTTTATCATCGCCTTGCCGATATTGGACACCTTCATTGTCATGACACGCAGGATCCAACGTGGGATATCACCCTTCCATGCAGACAGGAACCACATGCACCATTTTCTCTATAAAGCCAAGATGGATGTCAAGTTTACGGTTATTTTGATCGTCTATGTTCAAATCGCTTTTTCGATTATCGGGTATCAGTTGAACCAGACGGATAACTTCTTGAACCTTATACTTTTCGGCATACTTTTTTATATCTTTTTAAACCTTCTGGACCAGCGGATCAAGCACCGCCATAAAAGTTAA
- a CDS encoding shikimate dehydrogenase, with protein MKLFAIFGDPVAHSRSPLMHNHVFNSLGFKGCYTRVHLKDGSKLKETFFALGLSGANITVPHKEAAYKACDEIRGFAGKVGVVNTIVNENGRLIGYNTDADGFIYAIKPFGKINSVLVLGAGGTSKALSTRFKDEGMKVTVLNRSAGRLEEFKAHGFNTATWDSIEIKPYDLIVNTTSAGLEDDNLPAPIEILKPLLQQASFSADAIYGKETPFLKLSKELGITTKDGADMLLGQGVLANNFFTEGLYDLEAIEHYMKESFLF; from the coding sequence GTGAAGCTCTTTGCCATCTTCGGCGATCCGGTAGCGCATTCGCGTTCGCCGCTTATGCATAACCATGTTTTCAACTCCCTGGGTTTTAAGGGATGTTACACAAGAGTGCATCTTAAAGATGGCAGCAAGCTCAAAGAGACCTTTTTCGCTTTGGGGCTGAGTGGTGCCAATATTACGGTTCCGCACAAAGAGGCGGCCTACAAGGCATGTGACGAGATACGCGGTTTCGCCGGCAAGGTCGGTGTCGTCAACACCATTGTCAATGAAAACGGCAGGCTGATCGGCTACAACACCGATGCCGACGGCTTCATCTACGCCATAAAGCCCTTCGGCAAGATCAACAGCGTTCTGGTTCTGGGTGCGGGGGGCACCTCCAAAGCGCTCTCAACACGTTTCAAAGACGAAGGCATGAAGGTGACGGTGCTCAACCGCTCTGCAGGCCGTCTCGAAGAGTTTAAAGCACACGGTTTTAACACGGCGACATGGGACAGCATCGAGATCAAGCCGTATGATCTCATTGTTAACACCACTTCTGCCGGACTGGAAGACGACAATCTTCCTGCCCCGATAGAAATATTAAAGCCCCTGCTCCAGCAAGCCTCATTCTCAGCCGATGCCATCTACGGGAAGGAGACCCCCTTCCTTAAGCTGTCCAAAGAGCTGGGCATCACCACCAAAGACGGCGCCGATATGCTGCTGGGACAAGGTGTACTTGCCAACAACTTCTTTACAGAGGGCCTCTATGATCTCGAAGCGATCGAACACTACATGAAAGAGAGCTTTCTCTTTTAG